ATTCTTCCCAACCGCTTCCCCTCCACGGCTTACGCGTGCTGGAGTTGGCCTCGGTGCTGGCGGGGCCGCAGGTAGGGCAGTTTTTGGCCGAGCTGGGTGCTGAGGTGCTGAAGATTGAAGCCCCGGCCGGCGACGTGACGCGCACTTGGCGCACCCCTGCCGAGGCCCCCGACGCGCCCGTATCGGCGTACTTCTCCTGCGCCAACTGGGGCAAGCAGAGCCGGGTGCTTGACCTGACCCAGCCCGCCGGCCGCCAGGAACTGCACCGCCTGGCCGCCGCGGCCGACATCGTGCTGGCCTCCTACAAGCCCGGCGACGCCGAGAAGCTGGCCGCCGACTACGCCACGCTCTCCGCCCTGAACCCGCGCCTGCTCTACGGCCACATCACCGGCTACGGCCCCGATACCTCGCGCGCCGGCTACGACGCCGTGCTCCAGGCTGAGGCTGGCTTTATGCACCTCAACGCCGCTGGATCCGGCCACGAGCCCCAGAAAATGCCGGTGGCCCTCATGGACCTGCTTACCGCCCACCAGCTCAAAGAGGGCCTGCTCACGGCCCTCTACCAGCGGGAGCGAACCGGCCGCGGCGCCCTGGTGGAAGTGTCGCTCTGGGATAGTGCCCTGGCCTCGCTGGCCAACCAGGCCGCTACCTATCTCGTCACCGGCCACGACCCCCAGCCCCTGGGCTCGGGCCACCCCAGCATTGTGCCCTACGGTACTGTGTATCAGGCCCAGGATGGCGTGCGCCTGCTGCTAGCCGTGGGCAGCGACCCGCAGTTTCGGCAGCTGTGCGCCGTGCTGGGCCGCCCGGACTGGGCCGGAGATGCCCGCTTTACCACCAACCCGGCCCGCGTGCGGCACCGCCGGGAGCTGGAGGAGCTGTTGCGCCAGCGGATTGCCGAGGTCAGCGGCACGGAGCTGCTGGCGGAGCTGGAGCGGCGGGCCGTGCCGGCCGGGGCGGTGCGCACGGTGGGGGAGGCCCTGCAAACCGCCGCAGCCCAGGCTATGCTGCTGCCGCCCGCGCCGGCGTTTCCGCACGCGGGCCTGCGCACGGTAGCTTTTCGGAGCAATGCCTGGCCCGTGGCGGAGCAGCTGCTGCCGCCACCGCCGTTGGCCGGCTAATGCGGCCCACTTACCGAGTTGGGCAGCGTCAAAACTCCGCGGTGGTTATTTTGCGT
This region of Hymenobacter sp. YIM 151500-1 genomic DNA includes:
- a CDS encoding CaiB/BaiF CoA transferase family protein, whose product is MKDSSQPLPLHGLRVLELASVLAGPQVGQFLAELGAEVLKIEAPAGDVTRTWRTPAEAPDAPVSAYFSCANWGKQSRVLDLTQPAGRQELHRLAAAADIVLASYKPGDAEKLAADYATLSALNPRLLYGHITGYGPDTSRAGYDAVLQAEAGFMHLNAAGSGHEPQKMPVALMDLLTAHQLKEGLLTALYQRERTGRGALVEVSLWDSALASLANQAATYLVTGHDPQPLGSGHPSIVPYGTVYQAQDGVRLLLAVGSDPQFRQLCAVLGRPDWAGDARFTTNPARVRHRRELEELLRQRIAEVSGTELLAELERRAVPAGAVRTVGEALQTAAAQAMLLPPAPAFPHAGLRTVAFRSNAWPVAEQLLPPPPLAG